In Panacibacter ginsenosidivorans, the following proteins share a genomic window:
- a CDS encoding nitrilase-related carbon-nitrogen hydrolase — MIQLENASAKKISNFYSLILLITGFSSFIFISPKWLFPICAWTGPAALLLFYHFSDFKRKFLWVLSVLVISQIIAFYEVVPIPGAGLIIFVLLNSIFKSLPFVLDKVITKKSNSFWATLIFPITYTAFEFISSFGPWGAWSSIVNTQFEFSWLNQLASVTGIWGISFLVYWFASYTGWLVNLLMVKKPFGKTAFVFPSILFIVLTTGAIRYYGNDQSSNSVKVAGITVNTIPFLEALYKDVNRKSIHIDPASSPVSPDLQQAQLSLIPFIEHPDSTKFKITLQTLSNIYDSLFALSKKAADQGAKIIEWSEGSVITWKGNERSFITRSQNFAKENNVDLLIAMASIETGKITSGKKFMENKAVYIDHNGIIQNTLFKNKPVPGIEPSKPGDGVIPLIKTDYGNISTSICYDADFPSLMQQLGKQKSGLLLLPSGDWKAISPYHSNAAVYRAIENGNSIFRQVNGGLSIAADYRGKIIASHDYFTPEEKLLIADIPITHVNTIYNIIGDAFGYACLYAFLTTVIALFVKWIISKFRRKKTIMSPAV, encoded by the coding sequence ATGATACAGCTTGAAAATGCATCTGCAAAAAAGATCTCCAATTTTTACAGTTTAATTTTATTGATTACAGGCTTCTCCAGTTTTATTTTCATTTCGCCCAAATGGCTTTTTCCAATTTGCGCATGGACAGGGCCCGCAGCCTTACTTTTGTTTTACCATTTCAGTGATTTTAAAAGAAAATTTCTTTGGGTATTATCAGTACTGGTCATTTCCCAGATCATCGCCTTTTATGAAGTAGTCCCTATCCCAGGTGCAGGGCTGATCATTTTTGTTTTATTGAATAGCATTTTTAAGTCATTGCCTTTTGTATTGGATAAGGTCATTACAAAAAAGAGCAATTCATTTTGGGCAACACTTATTTTTCCAATTACCTATACAGCTTTTGAATTTATCAGTTCATTTGGACCTTGGGGGGCATGGAGTTCTATTGTAAACACGCAGTTTGAGTTTAGTTGGTTGAATCAATTAGCTTCCGTTACAGGCATTTGGGGAATTAGTTTTTTAGTATATTGGTTTGCTTCCTATACAGGCTGGTTAGTGAATTTATTGATGGTTAAAAAACCTTTTGGCAAAACTGCATTCGTTTTTCCTTCTATATTATTTATTGTTCTTACAACCGGGGCTATTAGGTATTACGGCAATGATCAGTCCTCAAATAGTGTAAAAGTTGCAGGCATTACTGTTAACACAATTCCTTTTCTTGAAGCATTATATAAAGACGTAAACAGAAAAAGCATTCACATAGATCCAGCCAGCTCTCCTGTTTCTCCGGATCTACAACAGGCACAACTTTCTTTGATACCTTTTATAGAACACCCGGATAGTACAAAATTTAAAATAACATTACAAACCCTTTCAAACATTTACGACAGTTTGTTTGCGCTTTCAAAAAAAGCAGCGGACCAGGGGGCAAAAATTATCGAATGGAGCGAAGGCAGCGTGATAACCTGGAAAGGTAATGAACGATCATTCATTACCCGTTCACAAAATTTTGCAAAGGAAAATAACGTAGACCTGTTGATAGCAATGGCGTCTATTGAAACCGGCAAAATAACCTCAGGCAAAAAGTTCATGGAGAATAAAGCCGTTTATATAGATCATAATGGCATTATTCAAAACACACTTTTCAAAAACAAACCTGTGCCAGGCATAGAGCCAAGTAAACCCGGCGATGGCGTTATCCCGTTAATAAAAACGGATTACGGAAATATTTCCACTTCTATTTGTTACGATGCAGATTTCCCTTCGCTCATGCAGCAGTTGGGCAAACAAAAATCTGGTTTGTTGCTGCTGCCTTCAGGAGATTGGAAAGCAATCTCCCCTTATCACAGCAATGCCGCAGTGTACAGGGCAATTGAAAACGGAAATTCTATTTTTCGTCAGGTGAATGGAGGCTTAAGCATTGCTGCAGATTATCGCGGAAAAATAATTGCAAGTCATGATTATTTTACACCAGAGGAAAAGTTGTTGATCGCAGATATTCCAATTACTCATGTAAACACAATCTATAATATCATTGGTGATGCGTTTGGTTATGCTTGTCTCTATGCGTTTCTCACAACTGTCATTGCATTGTTTGTAAAATGGATTATATCTAAATTCAGAAGAAAGAAAACAATTATGAGCCCGGCTGTTTAA
- the bioA gene encoding adenosylmethionine--8-amino-7-oxononanoate transaminase: protein MQLTERDRKYIWHPFTPQKNMVIPIPIVKGKGALLYDDKGNSYVDAISSWWVTLHGHAHPYIAEKLYKQALQLEQVIFAGFTHQPAVDLAERLINLLPEGFSKIFYSDNGSTSTEVALKMAIQYWWNQNEGTGNTKQERKNKILAFKNSYHGDTFGAMSVSDRSVFTLAFHDLLFEVIFIDTPTGDNIDDTKAIVHKHANEIAAFIYEPLVQGAGGMKMYDDYLMNELLSTVKQHDIICIADEVMTGFGRTGKIFASEYMNQKPDIICLSKGLTGGTMALGVTACNEKIYNAYVNDDKLKTFFHGHSFTANPLACTAALASMYLLEQPQTHEAIKWLTKENEIFRERIINGYHLICRNVSCLGTILAFEIALGKDEYLNNISSVITEKALAKGVYIRPLGNTVYIMPPYCITKDELMKVYKTIIEILNELN, encoded by the coding sequence ATGCAATTAACAGAACGCGACAGGAAATATATATGGCATCCTTTTACACCGCAAAAAAATATGGTAATACCTATTCCCATAGTAAAAGGAAAAGGAGCATTATTATACGACGATAAGGGAAATAGTTATGTAGATGCTATCAGCAGCTGGTGGGTTACATTACATGGACATGCACATCCATACATTGCAGAAAAATTATACAAGCAGGCTTTGCAATTGGAACAGGTGATTTTTGCAGGCTTTACACACCAACCTGCTGTTGATCTTGCAGAACGATTGATCAACTTATTGCCAGAAGGTTTTTCCAAAATATTTTATAGTGACAATGGTTCTACCTCAACAGAAGTGGCGTTGAAGATGGCAATACAATATTGGTGGAATCAAAATGAAGGAACAGGAAACACGAAACAAGAAAGAAAAAATAAAATCCTTGCCTTCAAAAATTCTTATCATGGAGATACTTTCGGCGCAATGAGTGTTAGCGACAGAAGTGTTTTCACCCTTGCATTTCACGACCTTTTGTTTGAAGTAATTTTTATTGATACACCAACCGGAGATAACATTGACGACACGAAAGCAATCGTTCATAAACATGCCAATGAAATCGCAGCATTCATATACGAGCCATTGGTGCAAGGGGCAGGCGGCATGAAAATGTATGATGATTACCTGATGAATGAATTGCTTAGCACTGTAAAACAGCACGACATTATTTGCATTGCTGATGAAGTGATGACTGGCTTTGGGCGCACAGGAAAAATCTTTGCAAGTGAATACATGAATCAAAAACCAGACATTATTTGTTTAAGCAAAGGATTAACGGGTGGCACAATGGCTCTCGGTGTTACAGCCTGTAATGAAAAAATTTACAATGCTTATGTAAATGATGATAAACTCAAAACTTTTTTTCACGGGCATTCATTTACTGCAAATCCTTTGGCTTGTACAGCAGCATTGGCAAGCATGTACCTTTTAGAGCAACCACAAACCCATGAAGCTATTAAATGGCTTACAAAAGAAAATGAAATATTCAGGGAGCGAATCATAAATGGGTACCATCTTATTTGCAGGAATGTAAGCTGTTTGGGAACTATTCTTGCTTTTGAAATTGCGTTGGGCAAAGATGAATACTTAAATAATATCAGCAGTGTTATTACAGAAAAAGCATTGGCAAAAGGTGTTTATATAAGACCACTTGGTAACACTGTTTATATTATGCCGCCTTATTGTATTACCAAAGATGAATTAATGAAAGTTTATAAAACGATCATTGAAATTTTGAATGAGCTTAATTGA